The Fortiea contorta PCC 7126 genome has a segment encoding these proteins:
- the alr gene encoding alanine racemase, translating to MLSSKQIPGITAHQECDTYAWFSQRAWVEIDLAALSHNVQQLAGSLSPRTQLMAVVKADAYGHGAVTVAQTALQSGASWLGVATVPEGIQLREGGIQAPVLILGATHTPEQIQAIAQWQLQPTLCSPKQALVFAKTLQTIGFNTPISVHIKLDTGMSRLGTNWEQAAEFVQLVQGLPNLTIASIYSHLATADSADTTIMKEQHRRFELAIAQIKALGMKLPCLHLANTAATLADAQLHYDIVRVGLAVYGLYPAAHLQNTINLQPVLQLKARVTQVKTIAPGTGVSYGHQFIAPRELRLAVVGIGYADGVPRSLSNKMQVLIRGQRLQQIGTITMDQLMADVSTIPDLQEGEVVTLLGQQGQEKISADDWANELNTISWEILCGFKHRLPRVAIM from the coding sequence ATGTTAAGTAGCAAGCAAATCCCTGGTATTACTGCTCATCAAGAATGTGATACTTATGCTTGGTTCTCTCAACGAGCTTGGGTAGAGATAGATTTAGCTGCCTTGTCGCATAATGTACAACAGTTAGCGGGTTCGTTATCACCCCGGACTCAATTGATGGCGGTAGTCAAAGCTGACGCTTACGGACATGGGGCGGTAACAGTCGCACAAACAGCACTGCAATCAGGAGCTAGTTGGTTAGGTGTGGCGACTGTGCCGGAGGGAATACAATTGCGTGAAGGAGGGATTCAGGCGCCGGTTCTGATTTTAGGAGCAACTCATACACCGGAGCAAATTCAAGCGATCGCCCAATGGCAATTGCAACCAACGCTCTGTAGCCCTAAACAAGCTTTAGTATTTGCCAAAACTTTGCAAACAATTGGGTTTAATACTCCCATCTCCGTACATATCAAGCTGGATACGGGAATGTCCAGATTGGGGACTAACTGGGAACAAGCGGCGGAGTTTGTCCAATTAGTCCAGGGCTTACCAAATCTGACAATTGCCAGTATTTATTCTCACTTGGCAACAGCAGATAGTGCTGACACAACAATAATGAAAGAACAGCATAGACGATTTGAGTTAGCGATCGCTCAAATCAAAGCACTAGGAATGAAACTCCCTTGTCTACACTTGGCAAACACGGCTGCTACCCTCGCAGACGCGCAACTACACTACGACATTGTGCGTGTGGGTTTAGCTGTTTATGGACTTTATCCCGCAGCTCACCTACAGAATACAATCAACCTGCAGCCAGTTTTACAACTCAAAGCACGAGTCACCCAAGTCAAAACAATTGCGCCTGGTACTGGTGTCAGCTATGGGCACCAATTTATAGCCCCGCGAGAATTACGGCTTGCTGTTGTGGGTATTGGTTATGCTGATGGTGTCCCTCGGAGTCTTTCTAACAAAATGCAGGTATTAATTCGCGGTCAGCGTCTACAGCAGATTGGCACAATTACCATGGATCAACTGATGGCGGATGTCAGCACCATACCCGATTTACAAGAAGGTGAAGTTGTTACCTTGCTTGGACAACAAGGTCAAGAAAAAATTTCTGCAGACGATTGGGCAAACGAGCTAAACACCATTTCTTGGGAAATTCTTTGTGGGTTTAAGCATCGTCTGCCGCGTGTGGCAATTATGTAA
- a CDS encoding HNH endonuclease, which yields MGKVLVLNASYEPLNITSWRRAAVLLIKGKAERVEHNGKFLYSEFPLPTVIRLRHYVRVPYKEIPLTRRNILHRDGHTCQYCGYTGDELTLDHVIPRSRGGGDTWENIVTACVRCNVKKGSRTPHEAHMPLRHQPRQPYSSLYFEVSKHLKSGLHQEWQKYVIGL from the coding sequence ATGGGTAAGGTTTTAGTCCTGAACGCCTCTTACGAACCGCTCAATATCACGAGCTGGCGTCGCGCCGCGGTTCTTCTAATCAAAGGCAAAGCAGAGCGTGTAGAACATAACGGCAAATTCTTGTACTCGGAATTTCCCTTGCCAACGGTAATCCGATTACGCCACTATGTCCGCGTTCCCTACAAAGAAATTCCCCTCACTCGCCGAAATATATTGCATCGTGATGGTCATACTTGTCAATACTGTGGCTACACAGGAGATGAATTGACCCTTGATCATGTGATACCGCGATCGCGTGGCGGGGGCGATACCTGGGAGAATATTGTCACTGCTTGCGTGCGCTGCAATGTGAAAAAAGGCAGCCGCACCCCCCACGAAGCCCACATGCCTTTGCGCCATCAACCGCGTCAACCTTACAGCAGTCTTTATTTTGAGGTCAGTAAACACCTCAAGAGTGGACTCCACCAAGAGTGGCAAAAATATGTCATAGGACTTTAA
- a CDS encoding DHH family phosphoesterase: protein MQLNSSLTQFESLSLTTEPNPEDPEIDKEPVDLTLTRPSLPPSTNGEGSIYIVQRGNSLISQKSEELQKTLLAHRHDRQLIILQDFPDPDALSCAWAYQLIAQQYDIKCETIYAGTLSHQENIALVKLTNLPAQRWTLQTLKSKDLSSYQGFVLIDNQGTTSQLLSSVQQAGIPLVVVIDHHSLQSELKSEFVDVRPYVRATATIFTQYLQAGLLTLDSSINQHVKCATALMHGLRSDTNRLMQAQEEDFMAAAYLSRFYDAQLLNAILQANRSKRVMDVIERALKNRIVQNNFSIAGVGYIRYDDRDAIPQAADFLVTEENVHTAVVYGIVHDEDDELEVVIGSLRTTKLTLDPDEFIKEAFGQDSSGRFFGGGRTSAGGFEVPMGFLSGGNENSAYAKMKWEVFDAQIKQKLLRLVNPRDNPIQSE, encoded by the coding sequence ATGCAATTGAATTCCTCCTTGACGCAGTTTGAGAGTTTGTCATTGACCACAGAGCCAAACCCAGAAGACCCGGAAATAGACAAAGAGCCAGTTGATCTGACACTAACTAGACCTTCCTTACCACCATCAACAAATGGAGAAGGAAGTATATATATAGTTCAGCGTGGTAATTCCCTGATTTCTCAGAAATCAGAAGAACTACAAAAAACTCTTTTAGCACACCGACACGATCGCCAGCTCATCATTCTGCAAGATTTTCCTGATCCTGACGCCTTATCTTGTGCTTGGGCGTACCAGTTAATTGCTCAACAATACGATATTAAATGTGAAACTATTTATGCTGGTACCTTAAGCCACCAGGAAAATATTGCATTAGTCAAGCTGACTAATTTGCCGGCTCAACGCTGGACGCTGCAAACTTTGAAAAGCAAAGATCTATCATCATATCAAGGTTTTGTCCTCATTGATAACCAGGGAACTACGAGTCAGCTATTATCATCTGTGCAACAAGCTGGAATACCGCTGGTAGTAGTCATTGATCACCACAGCTTACAGTCGGAACTCAAATCAGAATTTGTTGATGTCCGTCCTTATGTGCGAGCGACAGCAACTATTTTTACACAGTACCTGCAAGCGGGTTTACTGACCCTAGATAGCAGCATTAATCAACATGTTAAATGTGCTACGGCTTTGATGCACGGCTTGCGATCGGATACAAATAGACTGATGCAAGCGCAAGAAGAAGATTTTATGGCTGCTGCTTACCTCAGTCGATTTTATGACGCCCAACTGCTAAACGCAATTTTACAGGCGAATCGCTCCAAGCGAGTAATGGATGTTATTGAGCGGGCACTGAAAAACCGCATCGTGCAAAATAACTTTTCCATTGCTGGTGTTGGTTACATCCGCTACGATGACCGCGACGCCATTCCCCAAGCCGCTGATTTTCTAGTTACGGAAGAAAACGTGCATACTGCCGTAGTTTACGGTATTGTTCATGACGAAGATGATGAATTAGAAGTAGTCATCGGCTCCTTGAGAACTACTAAACTCACTTTAGACCCCGACGAATTCATTAAAGAAGCTTTTGGACAAGATAGCAGCGGGCGGTTCTTTGGTGGAGGACGAACAAGTGCAGGAGGCTTTGAAGTCCCAATGGGATTTTTGTCTGGAGGCAACGAAAATTCTGCTTATGCAAAAATGAAGTGGGAAGTTTTCGACGCTCAAATTAAGCAAAAATTGTTGAGATTGGTTAACCCCAGAGATAATCCGATTCAGTCGGAGTAA
- the sixA gene encoding phosphohistidine phosphatase SixA: MELYLIRHGIAEDKALNIQDELRSLTKEGRQKTQKVAQRLVELDLHFDLVVTSPLVRSRETAEILIASGVSSQLEESLHLTPDGNIHNWVTDWLEPRNYAPDTQLALVGHEPNLSQWAEILVWGEVKESIVLKKAGMIGIKLPEIGSPLGRSQMFWLTPPKYLV, translated from the coding sequence ATGGAACTATATTTAATTCGTCATGGCATAGCTGAAGACAAAGCACTTAATATTCAAGATGAGTTGCGATCGCTCACTAAGGAAGGAAGACAAAAAACTCAGAAAGTAGCCCAACGACTAGTTGAGCTAGATTTACACTTTGACTTGGTTGTCACCAGTCCCTTAGTCAGATCCCGCGAAACAGCAGAAATACTCATAGCGTCTGGCGTCAGTTCTCAGCTAGAAGAATCTCTTCACTTAACTCCTGATGGTAATATCCATAATTGGGTTACAGATTGGTTGGAACCAAGAAATTATGCCCCTGACACCCAACTTGCTTTAGTGGGCCATGAACCCAATTTGAGCCAGTGGGCAGAAATTTTGGTTTGGGGAGAGGTGAAAGAAAGTATAGTCTTGAAAAAAGCAGGTATGATCGGAATAAAACTACCAGAAATTGGCTCTCCTCTGGGTCGTAGTCAAATGTTTTGGTTGACACCACCAAAGTACTTAGTCTAA
- a CDS encoding citrate synthase — translation MSVCEYKPGLEGIPAAQSSISYVDGQKGILEYRGIQIEELAAKSTFLETAYLLIWGELPSNEELEAFENEVRFHRRIKYRIRDMMKCFPESGHPMDALQASAAALGLFYSLRDLHNPAYIRDSVVRLIATIPTMVAAFQLMRKGNDPVRPRDDLDYSANFLYMLNEKEPDPLAAKIFDICLILHVEHTMNASTFSARVTASTLTDPYAVVASAVGTLGGPLHGGANEEVIQMLEAIGSVENVRPYVEDLLQRKAKIMGFGHRVYKVKDPRATILQNLAEQLFAKFGQDKYYDIAQEMERVVAEKLADKGIYPNVDFYSGLVYRKMGIPTDLFTPIFAIARVAGWLAHWKEQLEENRIFRPTQIYNGRHQVSYIPIDQR, via the coding sequence ATGTCAGTGTGCGAATACAAGCCCGGTTTGGAAGGCATTCCCGCTGCCCAATCCAGTATCAGCTATGTTGACGGGCAAAAGGGAATATTAGAATATCGTGGTATCCAGATTGAAGAACTAGCAGCGAAAAGTACATTTTTGGAAACTGCTTATCTTCTCATCTGGGGTGAACTGCCAAGCAATGAAGAACTGGAAGCGTTTGAAAATGAAGTTCGTTTCCACAGACGAATTAAATACCGCATCCGAGACATGATGAAATGCTTTCCTGAAAGCGGTCATCCCATGGATGCTCTACAAGCTTCAGCCGCAGCACTGGGTTTGTTTTATTCACTTCGAGACTTACATAATCCTGCCTATATTCGGGATTCAGTTGTGCGGTTGATAGCAACCATTCCTACTATGGTAGCGGCTTTCCAGTTGATGCGAAAAGGTAATGATCCTGTACGGCCGCGCGACGACTTGGACTACTCCGCCAACTTTCTTTACATGCTGAATGAGAAAGAACCAGATCCTTTGGCGGCGAAGATTTTTGACATCTGCTTGATATTACATGTCGAGCACACGATGAACGCTTCCACCTTCAGTGCTAGGGTGACAGCTTCTACTCTGACTGACCCTTACGCCGTGGTCGCTAGCGCCGTGGGCACATTGGGAGGTCCACTGCATGGTGGAGCCAACGAAGAAGTGATTCAGATGCTAGAAGCCATCGGCTCTGTAGAAAACGTGCGCCCCTACGTGGAGGATCTTCTCCAACGCAAAGCGAAGATTATGGGCTTTGGACACCGTGTTTACAAAGTCAAAGACCCCAGAGCCACAATTTTACAAAATTTAGCAGAGCAGCTATTTGCTAAGTTTGGGCAAGACAAATACTATGACATCGCCCAAGAGATGGAACGGGTGGTAGCAGAGAAACTAGCTGACAAAGGCATTTATCCCAATGTTGACTTTTATTCTGGTTTAGTGTACAGGAAAATGGGAATTCCTACAGACTTGTTTACACCAATATTTGCGATCGCCCGCGTTGCAGGTTGGTTAGCACACTGGAAAGAACAACTGGAAGAAAACCGGATTTTCCGTCCCACACAAATTTACAACGGTCGGCATCAAGTTTCCTACATTCCCATCGACCAACGTTAA
- the nuoH gene encoding NADH-quinone oxidoreductase subunit NuoH yields MNSGIDLQGTFIESVKDLGLSAEVAKAIWMPLPMILMLIGATVGVLVATWLERKISAAAQQRIGPEYQGPFGLLVPVADGLKLIFKEDIVPAKSDPWLFTLGPIIVVIPVFLSFLIVPFGQNIVITNVSMGVFLWIALSSIQPIGLLMAGYASNNKYSLLGGLRAAAQSISYEIPLALSVLAIALMSNSLSTVDIVNQQSGYGILGWNIWRQPVGFLIFWIAALAECERLPFDLPEAEEELVAGYQTEYAGMKFGLFYLGSYVNLILSSLLVAILYLGGWDFPIPISLIANLLGVSEANPVLQVVAASLGIIMTVLKGYLLVFVAILLRWTVPRVRIDQLLDLGWKFLLPVALVNLLLTAALKLAFPVAFGG; encoded by the coding sequence ATGAATTCAGGAATTGACCTCCAAGGAACTTTTATTGAATCCGTTAAGGATTTAGGACTATCAGCAGAGGTAGCCAAGGCTATTTGGATGCCTCTGCCGATGATACTGATGCTCATTGGGGCAACAGTGGGGGTATTAGTTGCTACTTGGCTAGAGCGGAAAATTTCCGCAGCCGCACAGCAGCGGATTGGGCCGGAATATCAAGGGCCTTTCGGGTTGCTAGTGCCTGTGGCAGACGGTCTGAAACTAATTTTCAAAGAAGATATCGTCCCAGCCAAGTCAGACCCGTGGCTATTTACCCTCGGCCCCATTATTGTCGTTATTCCAGTGTTTCTGTCGTTTTTGATTGTGCCATTCGGACAGAACATCGTGATTACAAATGTGAGCATGGGGGTTTTCTTATGGATTGCCCTGTCTAGCATTCAGCCTATCGGCTTGTTGATGGCTGGTTACGCATCTAATAATAAATACTCCCTGTTAGGGGGTTTGCGGGCAGCAGCACAGTCGATTAGTTATGAAATTCCCTTGGCGCTGAGTGTATTAGCCATCGCTCTAATGTCTAACAGCCTGAGTACCGTTGACATCGTTAACCAGCAATCTGGATATGGTATCCTGGGCTGGAATATTTGGCGACAACCAGTTGGTTTCCTGATTTTTTGGATAGCAGCTCTGGCAGAATGCGAACGCTTACCCTTTGACCTACCAGAAGCAGAAGAAGAATTAGTCGCAGGTTATCAAACAGAATACGCAGGTATGAAATTCGGTCTTTTCTACCTCGGTTCCTATGTTAACTTGATTCTCTCTAGTTTACTGGTAGCAATTTTATACTTGGGTGGTTGGGATTTCCCCATCCCCATTAGCCTGATTGCTAATTTGCTTGGTGTCAGCGAAGCAAATCCCGTCTTGCAGGTAGTAGCCGCTTCTCTGGGTATCATCATGACCGTACTCAAAGGCTATTTACTAGTATTCGTCGCTATTCTGTTGCGCTGGACTGTGCCACGGGTAAGGATTGACCAATTACTAGATTTAGGATGGAAGTTCTTACTACCAGTCGCTTTGGTTAATCTGTTATTAACCGCAGCCTTGAAGCTAGCCTTTCCCGTCGCCTTTGGTGGATAA
- the ndhI gene encoding NAD(P)H-quinone oxidoreductase subunit I, which translates to MLKFLKQVGNYAKEAIQAGRYIGQGLSVTFDHMGRRPITVQYPYEKLIPGERFRGRIHFEFDKCIACEVCVRVCPINLPVVDWEFDKASKKKKLNHYSIDFGVCIFCGNCVEYCPTNCLSMTEEYELSTYDRHELNYDNVALGRLPYKVTNDPMVTPLRELVYLPKGVLEPHGLPVDAPRAGSRPEDLVEQTSQQ; encoded by the coding sequence ATGCTAAAGTTCCTTAAGCAAGTTGGTAATTACGCCAAAGAAGCGATACAAGCAGGTCGTTACATTGGTCAAGGACTATCTGTAACTTTCGACCATATGGGACGCCGCCCCATCACTGTACAGTATCCCTACGAAAAACTGATTCCTGGCGAAAGATTTCGGGGTAGGATTCACTTTGAATTTGATAAGTGCATCGCTTGTGAAGTCTGTGTTCGCGTTTGTCCCATCAATCTACCTGTAGTCGATTGGGAATTCGACAAAGCCAGTAAAAAGAAAAAACTCAACCACTACAGCATTGATTTCGGAGTTTGTATCTTCTGCGGTAACTGTGTGGAATATTGCCCAACTAACTGTTTATCCATGACAGAAGAATATGAGCTTTCGACCTACGATCGCCACGAATTAAACTACGATAACGTGGCTTTAGGTCGTCTACCATACAAAGTCACCAACGACCCGATGGTGACACCACTGCGTGAACTAGTTTATCTACCCAAGGGCGTTTTAGAACCCCACGGCTTACCCGTCGATGCACCCCGGGCCGGTTCGCGTCCAGAAGACCTAGTAGAACAAACAAGTCAACAGTAA
- a CDS encoding NADH-quinone oxidoreductase subunit J, giving the protein MNLAEGVQVVSFGILAVMMIGAALGVVLSASIVYSAFLLGGVFISIAGLYLLLNGDFVAAAQVLVYVGAVNVLILFAIMLVNKRQSFVPFPSAWLRKILTAVVSLGLFGLLSTMVLATPWAYSATPVVTESSIILIGQHLFSDFLLPFELVSVLLLMAMVGAIILARREYLPDSLSSSQTVLTLPERPRELVSANIESNE; this is encoded by the coding sequence GTGAATCTAGCAGAAGGAGTACAGGTCGTTTCATTTGGCATACTGGCTGTGATGATGATTGGGGCAGCACTAGGTGTAGTACTGTCAGCCAGTATTGTTTATTCTGCCTTTTTGCTGGGGGGTGTATTCATTAGCATCGCCGGTTTATATCTACTACTAAATGGCGACTTCGTAGCAGCAGCACAAGTCTTAGTTTATGTTGGCGCAGTCAACGTCCTGATTTTGTTTGCCATTATGTTGGTTAACAAGCGTCAGAGTTTTGTACCTTTTCCCAGTGCTTGGCTGCGGAAAATCTTAACAGCTGTAGTCAGTCTGGGGTTATTTGGCCTTTTGAGTACGATGGTTTTAGCAACGCCTTGGGCATACTCTGCTACCCCTGTAGTTACTGAAAGTTCCATTATTTTGATTGGTCAGCATTTATTTAGTGACTTCCTACTGCCTTTTGAGTTAGTTTCTGTTTTGTTGCTGATGGCGATGGTGGGAGCGATTATTTTGGCACGTCGGGAGTATTTGCCAGATTCCCTATCTTCCTCGCAAACCGTTTTGACTTTGCCAGAACGCCCTAGAGAATTAGTATCAGCAAACATTGAGTCAAACGAGTAA
- the nuoK gene encoding NADH-quinone oxidoreductase subunit NuoK, translating to MQLQYFLLLAAALFCIGIYGLITSRNAVRVLMSIELLLNAVNLNLMAFSNFLDSTLIKGQVFTVFVITVAAAEAAVGLAIVLAIYRNRDTVDMEQFNLLKW from the coding sequence ATGCAACTTCAGTACTTTTTATTACTTGCCGCAGCCTTGTTTTGTATCGGCATCTATGGTTTGATTACCAGCCGCAACGCCGTGCGGGTGCTGATGTCTATTGAGTTGCTTCTCAATGCTGTTAATCTGAATTTAATGGCATTTTCCAACTTCCTCGACTCAACATTAATTAAGGGTCAGGTTTTCACAGTTTTTGTGATCACCGTGGCCGCAGCCGAGGCGGCGGTGGGTTTAGCGATCGTGCTTGCCATCTATCGCAACCGTGATACCGTCGATATGGAGCAGTTTAATCTCCTGAAGTGGTAA
- a CDS encoding NAD(+) kinase has protein sequence MQLKQVIIAYKARDAQSKRWAELCAKQLENRHCHVLMGPSGPKDNPYPVFLASAVQPIDLALVLGGDGTVLTGARHLAPAGIPILGVNVGGHLGFLTESVEEFQDTEKVWDRLFEDRYAVQRRMMLQAAVFEGHRTNLEPVTERYLALNEMCVKPASADRMITSILEMEIDGEVVDQYVGDGLIVATPTGSTGYTVSANGPIMHDGMEAITITPICPMSLSSRPLVLPPGSVVSIWPLGDYDLSTKLWTDGVLATSIWPGHRVDVRMADCRAKFIILRENNSYYQTLREKLLWAGTRVRYSNNHRN, from the coding sequence GTGCAACTCAAGCAGGTAATTATTGCTTATAAAGCGCGAGATGCCCAGAGTAAACGCTGGGCTGAACTCTGTGCTAAACAGTTAGAAAATCGCCACTGTCATGTGTTGATGGGGCCTAGCGGGCCGAAAGATAACCCTTACCCGGTGTTTTTGGCTTCAGCAGTTCAACCAATCGACTTGGCTTTGGTACTTGGTGGTGACGGCACGGTTTTAACTGGCGCCAGACACTTAGCCCCAGCTGGTATCCCCATTCTCGGAGTGAATGTGGGAGGACATCTGGGGTTTTTAACTGAGTCAGTTGAAGAGTTTCAGGATACGGAAAAAGTTTGGGATCGGCTGTTTGAAGATCGTTATGCTGTACAACGACGCATGATGTTACAAGCAGCAGTGTTTGAGGGTCATCGCACTAATTTAGAACCAGTGACGGAACGCTATCTGGCTTTAAATGAAATGTGTGTTAAACCTGCTTCCGCTGATCGCATGATCACTTCTATTCTAGAAATGGAAATTGACGGTGAGGTGGTTGATCAATATGTGGGGGATGGGCTAATTGTCGCTACTCCCACTGGCTCTACAGGTTACACTGTTTCCGCCAATGGCCCCATTATGCATGATGGGATGGAAGCGATTACCATCACTCCTATTTGTCCGATGAGTCTTTCGAGTCGTCCTCTGGTCTTACCTCCTGGTTCTGTTGTCAGCATTTGGCCTTTGGGTGATTATGACTTGAGTACCAAACTGTGGACAGACGGGGTGTTAGCAACCTCGATTTGGCCAGGACACCGAGTTGATGTGCGGATGGCTGATTGTCGAGCTAAATTTATTATTTTGCGGGAGAACAATTCCTATTATCAGACACTACGGGAGAAGTTACTTTGGGCTGGTACTAGGGTTCGCTACAGTAACAATCACCGGAATTGA
- a CDS encoding GNAT family N-acetyltransferase produces the protein MEISSGNINYPLSFALLKTNFPVLQNKNYILQLASTQEELESVLRLRFQVFNLELGLGFSNSHHTQMDRDKFDAVCHHLMLISKLTGQTIGTYRMQSYAMASQGLGFDAADMFNLNNIPNSVLQASVEVGRACIAKEYRNSQALLLLWEGLANYLICSKSKYFFGCASLLTQHPWQATCAYHYFRQNNLMHPTILVHPHAGYALEIHQNCPDSCHVNLPNIMQAYLNIGAKICSLPALDQQFQTIDFLTISNIEEFARWHSHICE, from the coding sequence ATGGAAATTTCTTCCGGCAACATCAATTATCCACTAAGTTTTGCTTTGTTAAAAACAAATTTTCCAGTCCTGCAAAATAAAAACTATATTTTACAGCTAGCCTCAACTCAAGAAGAATTAGAATCAGTTTTGCGTTTGCGTTTTCAAGTTTTTAATCTAGAACTTGGCTTAGGATTTTCTAATTCTCATCACACTCAAATGGATAGAGACAAATTTGATGCAGTTTGTCATCATTTAATGCTCATATCTAAATTAACGGGTCAAACAATTGGCACTTACAGGATGCAAAGCTATGCAATGGCTTCTCAAGGATTGGGGTTTGATGCTGCTGATATGTTTAATTTAAATAATATTCCTAATTCTGTACTACAGGCGTCAGTGGAAGTTGGGCGAGCTTGCATAGCTAAGGAATATCGCAATAGTCAAGCACTTTTATTGCTGTGGGAAGGGCTTGCAAATTATCTGATATGCAGTAAAAGTAAATATTTTTTTGGTTGTGCATCATTGCTAACACAACATCCTTGGCAAGCTACTTGTGCTTATCACTATTTTCGGCAAAATAACTTGATGCATCCCACTATTTTAGTTCATCCACATGCCGGATATGCTTTAGAAATTCATCAAAATTGTCCAGATTCTTGTCATGTCAATCTACCGAATATTATGCAAGCCTATTTAAATATAGGAGCCAAAATATGTAGTTTACCAGCGCTAGACCAGCAATTTCAAACTATTGATTTTTTAACTATATCCAATATTGAAGAATTTGCTAGATGGCATTCACATATTTGTGAATAG